One segment of Nostoc flagelliforme CCNUN1 DNA contains the following:
- a CDS encoding NHL repeat-containing protein has translation MKNKLLAQLIKLRHQLNQHIKKIFKIRYIQKSKTFNFLLSLTVGVIVTTLGITTDWATTGTRTVIYKTSSISNTIASENLPIQNNTETPTLTHKKFSISNTIASENLLVQNNTETSTPTYKTSWIGNTIGSGNLRVQNNIEAMYVSPDGTVYTNSHWDEAGMEAAIYKDGKVIGAIGDTHGWSRGGGIAVTANSKYIYIAMTQGSKGKTNEDYPPEGTTWHCVRRYDLSGKPAPFLKGRGWDKSMLIASTKSEVTGLATVGNELYVSDFATNQIRVYDTDTMKELRSFTVANPGAITIDPQKNLWIIQSKNGSKPAKILHYSRSGKQLPQQIADIVEPTAIAIDHQGKLLVAENGPRQQMLVYDIKDKPTQVGSFGSKGGIYAEVAGEVRDLKLYGLTGVGTDASGNIYINSNGFNKSGTDLRKFSPSGKLIWRSLGLIFVDNADADPKTDGVDLFTKQEHYLMDYSKPAGKQWTYKAYTLNAFKYPQDPRLHTSPDGTFVRRIQGKPFLFLTDMYNSFLQIYRFNPATDGKVAIPAGMLVGSNGADKPFLKGNWPPNQPKQGEWIWRDRNGNGKFEKNEYDTSKDYPYIGGWWVDSKGDVWKALRTEDGIRHYPLQGIDVKGNPIYSYSSMEKQTTPKIFNDLRRIEYFPQTDTMYLSGFTVDHPAFGDDTGVAGSEIARFDNWSKGNRTPRWRIVIPYDTIGKREVSTAAMSVAGDYVFAVTVKTAEVYVYNAKTGAQVQQLKPGPEVGSESGWIDIPYGIRAFRRSNGEYLVFVEENWKGKVIMYRLPG, from the coding sequence ATGAAAAATAAATTACTGGCGCAGTTAATAAAACTCCGTCACCAACTCAACCAGCACATCAAAAAAATATTTAAGATTAGATATATACAAAAAAGTAAAACTTTCAACTTTTTACTCAGTCTGACTGTTGGAGTAATTGTTACTACTCTTGGAATTACAACAGACTGGGCGACAACTGGAACACGCACGGTTATCTACAAAACATCGTCGATAAGTAATACTATTGCCAGTGAAAACCTGCCGATACAAAACAATACTGAAACACCTACATTGACACACAAAAAATTCTCGATAAGTAATACAATTGCCAGTGAAAATCTGCTAGTACAAAACAATACGGAAACATCCACACCTACTTATAAAACATCGTGGATAGGTAATACAATTGGCAGTGGAAATCTGCGGGTACAAAACAATATTGAGGCAATGTATGTTTCCCCTGATGGTACAGTTTATACTAACAGCCATTGGGATGAGGCAGGAATGGAAGCAGCCATCTATAAGGATGGTAAGGTTATTGGTGCTATTGGGGATACTCATGGCTGGAGTCGTGGTGGTGGCATAGCTGTAACAGCAAATAGTAAATATATTTACATTGCCATGACTCAGGGATCGAAGGGTAAAACCAATGAAGATTATCCCCCTGAAGGAACAACTTGGCACTGCGTTAGACGTTATGATTTGTCAGGAAAACCTGCGCCTTTTCTTAAAGGGCGTGGCTGGGATAAAAGTATGCTGATTGCCAGTACTAAAAGTGAAGTCACTGGATTAGCAACTGTGGGTAACGAGTTGTATGTGAGTGATTTTGCTACCAACCAGATTCGTGTTTATGATACTGATACGATGAAGGAACTACGCAGCTTTACCGTTGCTAATCCTGGAGCAATAACTATTGATCCACAAAAAAATCTGTGGATTATTCAAAGCAAAAATGGTAGTAAGCCTGCCAAGATTCTTCATTATTCGCGGAGTGGAAAGCAATTACCCCAACAGATTGCAGATATTGTTGAACCAACTGCGATCGCAATTGATCATCAAGGTAAGCTGTTAGTAGCAGAAAATGGCCCGCGTCAGCAAATGTTAGTTTATGACATCAAAGATAAGCCGACGCAGGTGGGTAGTTTTGGTTCTAAAGGCGGTATCTATGCAGAAGTTGCTGGTGAAGTTCGAGATTTGAAACTTTATGGACTTACTGGAGTTGGTACAGATGCTTCAGGCAATATTTATATAAATAGTAATGGTTTCAACAAATCAGGCACAGATTTGCGGAAATTTTCGCCATCGGGAAAACTAATATGGCGATCGCTGGGATTGATATTCGTCGATAATGCAGATGCCGATCCTAAAACTGATGGTGTAGATTTATTCACCAAACAAGAACACTATCTGATGGATTACAGTAAGCCTGCTGGTAAGCAATGGACTTACAAAGCCTACACTTTAAATGCTTTCAAATATCCTCAAGATCCCCGTCTGCATACATCGCCAGATGGAACCTTTGTTCGCCGCATCCAAGGAAAGCCGTTTTTGTTCCTCACAGATATGTATAACAGCTTTCTGCAAATATATCGTTTTAATCCAGCCACAGATGGTAAAGTAGCTATTCCAGCCGGAATGCTTGTCGGTAGCAATGGCGCAGATAAACCATTTCTCAAGGGAAATTGGCCACCGAATCAACCAAAACAAGGGGAATGGATCTGGCGCGATCGCAACGGTAATGGCAAATTTGAAAAGAACGAATATGATACCAGCAAAGATTATCCCTATATCGGCGGCTGGTGGGTAGACAGCAAAGGAGATGTTTGGAAAGCTTTGCGAACAGAAGATGGCATTCGACACTATCCTTTACAGGGAATAGATGTTAAAGGCAACCCCATCTACAGCTATAGTTCGATGGAAAAGCAAACTACTCCCAAAATATTTAACGACTTGCGGCGAATCGAATATTTCCCCCAAACAGATACTATGTATTTGTCAGGCTTTACAGTAGATCATCCCGCATTCGGTGATGATACTGGAGTTGCTGGATCTGAGATTGCCCGTTTTGACAATTGGAGTAAAGGAAATCGTACTCCCCGTTGGCGGATTGTAATTCCCTATGACACCATCGGTAAACGCGAAGTGTCTACGGCGGCTATGAGTGTGGCGGGAGACTATGTATTTGCCGTAACAGTCAAAACCGCAGAAGTATATGTCTATAATGCCAAGACGGGAGCGCAAGTACAACAGTTAAAACCAGGCCCAGAAGTTGGCAGCGAAAGTGGCTGGATTGATATACCATACGGTATCCGCGCTTTTCGGCGTTCCAATGGTGAGTATTTGGTATTTGTAGAAGAAAATTGGAAAGGAAAAGTGATTATGTATCGACTGCCGGGGTAA
- a CDS encoding DUF4351 domain-containing protein has product MCSSISGFPLPILEDLSEAVLDFTSLADLQAWLVAR; this is encoded by the coding sequence ATGTGTTCCTCAATTTCTGGTTTCCCTCTACCTATTCTGGAAGATTTGAGCGAAGCAGTGTTAGATTTTACCAGTTTGGCTGATTTACAAGCTTGGTTAGTAGCAAGATAA
- a CDS encoding AGE family epimerase/isomerase, whose protein sequence is MEYNFQALAELYKNALLNDALPFWEKYSLDWQQGGYFTCLDREGKIYDTDKFIWLQNRQVWTFSMLYNQLEKRENWLKIASNGANFLAQHGRDSDGNWYFALTREGKPLVEPYNIFSDCFAAMAFSQYALAGGEEWAKDVAMQAYNNVLRRKDNPKGKYNKTYPGTRPMKSLAVPMILANLTLEMEWLLPKETLENVLAETVREVMTDFLDQERGLMYENVTPNGFHIDCFEGRLINPGHGIEAMWFIMDIARRKNDTKTINQAVDVVLNILNFAWDSEYGGLYYFMDADGHPPQQLEWDQKLWWVHLESLVALAMGYRLSGREECWEWYQKMHDYAWSHFADSEYGEWFGYLNRRGEVLLNLKGGKWKGCFHVPRALYLCWQQFEALQSVRQ, encoded by the coding sequence ATGGAGTATAATTTTCAAGCGCTCGCTGAACTTTACAAAAACGCTCTCCTCAACGACGCACTCCCCTTTTGGGAAAAATATTCTCTCGATTGGCAGCAAGGCGGCTATTTCACCTGCCTCGATCGCGAAGGCAAAATTTATGATACAGATAAATTCATCTGGCTGCAAAACCGCCAGGTGTGGACTTTTTCGATGCTTTACAACCAGCTAGAAAAACGCGAAAACTGGTTAAAAATTGCTAGCAATGGCGCTAATTTTCTCGCCCAACACGGCAGAGATAGTGATGGTAACTGGTACTTTGCCCTCACTCGTGAAGGGAAACCACTGGTTGAGCCTTACAATATCTTTTCTGACTGCTTTGCAGCGATGGCATTTAGTCAATATGCACTCGCTGGCGGCGAAGAATGGGCAAAGGATGTGGCGATGCAGGCTTATAATAACGTATTACGCCGCAAGGACAACCCCAAGGGCAAATATAATAAAACCTATCCCGGCACACGCCCAATGAAATCGTTGGCTGTACCAATGATTTTAGCCAACCTGACTCTAGAAATGGAATGGCTGTTACCAAAGGAAACACTAGAGAATGTCCTAGCTGAAACTGTCCGCGAAGTGATGACCGATTTTCTCGACCAAGAACGGGGATTAATGTACGAAAACGTTACCCCTAACGGTTTCCACATAGATTGTTTTGAGGGACGGCTGATTAATCCAGGTCACGGTATCGAAGCTATGTGGTTCATCATGGACATCGCGCGTCGGAAAAACGACACCAAAACTATTAACCAAGCCGTTGATGTGGTGCTAAATATCTTAAATTTTGCTTGGGATAGCGAGTACGGCGGATTGTATTACTTTATGGATGCAGATGGTCATCCCCCACAACAATTGGAATGGGATCAAAAGCTGTGGTGGGTTCACCTAGAGTCTTTGGTTGCATTAGCAATGGGTTATCGCTTGAGTGGGCGTGAAGAGTGCTGGGAATGGTATCAAAAGATGCACGATTACGCCTGGTCACACTTTGCTGATTCAGAATACGGTGAGTGGTTTGGCTATCTCAATCGGCGTGGAGAAGTATTATTGAACCTTAAAGGTGGCAAATGGAAAGGATGTTTTCACGTACCGCGTGCATTGTACCTTTGCTGGCAGCAATTTGAGGCATTACAATCCGTGCGGCAATAA